From the Neobacillus sp. PS3-34 genome, the window ATAATTAGGTATACGAAACAAAGGGAGATGGAAGGTATGAAAACCGTGCTTGTTTTAGGAGGCACTCAGTTTTTTGGTAAAAGGCTTGTTCAGCGGCTGCTTGATGAAGGGCATCGTGTAACAATTGCTACAAGAGGTATGACTCAGGACAACTTTGGTGACAAAGTTGAACGACTGACAATCGACCGGGAAAATGGAGAATCGCTTTACAAGGCATTTGAAGGGAAGAAATGGGACATCGTATATGACCAGTCCTGTTTCTCACCTATTGAAGCGCGCGAGGCGGCAGAAGCACTGAAAGGGAAGACGGGCCGTTATATTTTCACCTCTAGTCAGGCTGTCTATGAATTTGGGACAAATCATAAAGAAGATAATTTTAATCCTGAAAATTTTCATTTTGAGTATAAAACAAGACGCGAATACCCAGGCTATGCCGGTTATCAGGAGGCAAAGCGTGCCTCTGATGCCGTTTTATTTAGTATGCCGGAACTTGACACAGTAGCAGTCCGCTTTCCAATTGTCATTGGCAAAGACGATTATACAGACCGTTTAAAATTTCATGTTGACCTTATAAAAGCAGGAAAGCCTATTGGCATCCCAAATCCTGAAATGAAATTCAGCTTTATTACTTCCGAGGATGCTGCTGAATTTTTGTTGAACATAGGCCAGGATCAATTTACAGGCCTATAAATCCAGGTTGTGAAGGGGACATTTCACTCATGGATTTGTTAGCAAAAATAGAAGCGGTAACAGGAAATGAAGCGGTAATCGTTAAGGAAAAAACAAAAGAAAATGCCTCACCTTACGCAATGGATGGATCCTGGTCCATAAATACCGAAAAAGCAACAGGGCTGGGGTACAGATTTTCTGGCCTAAATGAAACTCTCGAAGATTTAATTCACTATTATGCAGGTTTAGAAGTTAAGGCCCATTAAGAAATGAAAAGCAGGCTAAATTCCAGCCTGCTTTTACTACTCAAATTGCCTGTTTCTTTCGAATTTATGGAATCGGGTCCCTTGAAAGGTAAGTTTTCCGAAATCTCCTTCAGCGATAAGTCCGTAATCCTGTCCATTTATTTCAAGTTCTATCCGATCTCCGCTCTCCACTTCAAACGTCGTAAAATAAAAAGTACTAGATGAACGTTGTGCATGGCCGTTTTGGTTATCTGTGTGGTGGCTAACCTGTGTCCGTTTAGAAATAACTTTTACAGATACTGATAAAACAGGCTGCTTGTTATTATAGCTCCATTGTTTTATGGCCCTTGCGAATGTAAATACGATCATTCCAAAAACAAAAATAAAAAATATTGGAAAAATAAATTGCACGAAACTAAAAAAGTAATCTGGTTCCATTTTTGCCCCCCTTTGTTACGAAAAATGCTTCTTAAATAATTTTTACATAATTTTTCCTTTTTTGAAAGAATATTTTTAAATGAGAGGAGTAGTAATATCACGGAGATCATCGATATTAATTGTAAGCTTTTTTTATGGCCATAAAAAAGCAAGCTGCTGATTTACTAAAATTGACTTTTTTGCTTTTTGGCGTTAAAATAAGTATATGCTTTTAAGTTCGTTTAATATGTTTATAGATTAAGTAGTCGTAGCTGCACCGAAATGTGGGCGATTTTAGCATCCCCACATCAGACACGGCTTTTTTATTTTTTTAGCCGATTTTTTTAATGAATTAAACCCGGAGGTGTCCGTTCATGGCGTTTGGCAGAAGAAATGATGAAGAAATCGTGAAGGAAGAAACAAAGGTCTGGGAGTGTAATTCAGAATCATGCAATTGCTGGGTTCGCGATAATTTTAAGAGCAGTGAAGAACCAAAATGTCCTATTTGTAAAAGCAGTATGAGCCCATCTACAAAAGAATTGCAGGTTATTGTAAACCATAGCAAGAATTTCATGTGATCGTTTACTCAACTAAATAGAATAAAAATAAAAAGCAGGAGAAATTCCTGCTTTTTATTTTTATAGGACACCATCAGTATGCTGTTTGCAAAAGGTAATTACCATTTCTTCCTCATCTTCCTCGAGAGAAAAATCGAAGATCTTTTCTGTACCCTTTTCATAAAAGTGGTATTGCAGGATTTTTGCTTCGGTCCCGTTTATTACGTATATGACCTTCAATCCAATTCCTTTTTCTGAGAAAAGATCGTCATCCTCATCTACCTCAATATCAAGATGAAACTCATACCGGTCTCCAGACAACAATCCAAATGGATCTTCTAGTTTATCAACAGTGTAGCCTGTAATATTCATCAAATCATCCTTTACTTTAGCTTCAGTCATTATTATACACATTTTCGTTCTTTTCTTGTAGAAGCATGATTCGAATTATGCCGAAGGGGGTATTATTTTGTAAAATAACCAAATTGATAGTATATTAGTAGTTATCAGCAAAAAGTGTAAAATGTTCCAAAGGAGAGCTTTATGGATACCATGAAATTGCAATTGGAAAATGAAAAATTAAAAGAAGAATTAGAGATATATAAAGGGATAATTGAAGAGCTTCCATTTTCGTTTGTATT encodes:
- a CDS encoding NAD-dependent epimerase/dehydratase family protein; the protein is MKTVLVLGGTQFFGKRLVQRLLDEGHRVTIATRGMTQDNFGDKVERLTIDRENGESLYKAFEGKKWDIVYDQSCFSPIEAREAAEALKGKTGRYIFTSSQAVYEFGTNHKEDNFNPENFHFEYKTRREYPGYAGYQEAKRASDAVLFSMPELDTVAVRFPIVIGKDDYTDRLKFHVDLIKAGKPIGIPNPEMKFSFITSEDAAEFLLNIGQDQFTGL
- a CDS encoding cold-shock protein, with the translated sequence MAFGRRNDEEIVKEETKVWECNSESCNCWVRDNFKSSEEPKCPICKSSMSPSTKELQVIVNHSKNFM
- a CDS encoding DUF6509 family protein yields the protein MTEAKVKDDLMNITGYTVDKLEDPFGLLSGDRYEFHLDIEVDEDDDLFSEKGIGLKVIYVINGTEAKILQYHFYEKGTEKIFDFSLEEDEEEMVITFCKQHTDGVL
- a CDS encoding DUF2500 domain-containing protein; amino-acid sequence: MEPDYFFSFVQFIFPIFFIFVFGMIVFTFARAIKQWSYNNKQPVLSVSVKVISKRTQVSHHTDNQNGHAQRSSSTFYFTTFEVESGDRIELEINGQDYGLIAEGDFGKLTFQGTRFHKFERNRQFE